In Streptomyces sp. P3, one DNA window encodes the following:
- a CDS encoding LuxR C-terminal-related transcriptional regulator, with translation MHIVAAEPDFSRQFGSTSADICGRSLYELLHPSSPSVLDRHFNRLSQGRCNRFAERVVGLGDEGRAFSGELTGIAVQNTTGLMAGIVVQVRPDKEAPSSGPEEGVLNPRERLLSKLDAQVLEGVASGSSTVQLAARLYLSRQGVEYHVGLMLRKLKAPNRAALVARAHSMGMLTVGQWPPRVLPEFIK, from the coding sequence ATGCACATCGTGGCAGCGGAGCCGGATTTCTCCCGCCAGTTCGGCAGTACCTCCGCCGACATCTGCGGACGAAGTCTGTACGAGCTGCTGCACCCCAGCTCCCCCTCCGTGCTCGACCGGCACTTCAACCGGCTTTCGCAGGGGCGCTGCAACCGCTTCGCCGAGCGAGTGGTCGGCCTCGGGGACGAGGGCCGAGCCTTCTCCGGAGAGCTGACAGGCATCGCCGTACAGAACACCACGGGACTCATGGCCGGCATCGTCGTACAGGTGAGGCCGGACAAGGAGGCGCCTTCCTCAGGTCCTGAGGAAGGGGTGCTCAACCCTCGCGAACGGCTGCTCAGCAAGCTTGACGCACAGGTCCTCGAGGGTGTCGCCAGCGGCTCCTCGACCGTGCAACTCGCCGCTCGGCTCTACCTCAGCCGACAGGGCGTCGAATATCACGTAGGCCTCATGCTGCGGAAGCTCAAGGCGCCGAACAGGGCTGCTCTCGTGGCGCGCGCCCACTCCATGGGCATGCTGACCGTCGGCCAGTGGCCTCCGCGGGTGCTTCCGGAATTCATCAAGTAG
- a CDS encoding type I polyketide synthase has product MPTSEERVVAALRASLTENERLRQRNDELSRAASEPIAIVGMACRYPGDVTTPEQLWELVAAGVDAVTPFPADRGWEQTGGTSSATLGQGGFVATATDFDAGFFGVSPREALAMDPQQRLVLEASWEALERAGLKPASVRGSRTGVFVGCSNQNYGAVSGDDLPEGVEGHLLTGNAASVVSGRVSYVLGLEGPAVTVDTACSSSLVALHLAAQSLRSGECDLALAGGVTVMSTPDVFIEFGRQGGLAADGRCRAFGEGADGTGWGEGVGVLLVERLSDARRLGHRVLAVVRGSAVNQDGASNGLTAPNGPSQQRVIRAALGSAGLSAADVDVVEAHGTGTRLGDPIEAQALLATYGQGRVEGRPLWLGSVKSNVGHTQAAAGVAGVIKMVLALRHGVLPATLHVGEPSSHVDWSAGEVRLLTERQPWPRTGRPRVAGVSAFGVSGTNAHVILEQAPMVDPQADSAVATSHPAPAVWPLSGRTEEALRSQARSLATFAGRRSDIAPGRAGLCLATMRTHFEHRAVVVTEDGTGLVEALNALARGTASSDTIVGQDHGDARQAFLFAGQGAQRVGMGRGLYGAFPVFAEAFDDVCSRVGGGLREVVFGEDVELLGRTEWAQPALFAVEVALFRLVESFGVRPDFVMGHSVGEIAAAHVAGVFSLEDACALVVARGRLMQGLPSGGVMVAVEAAEGEVLALLEGREGEVSVAAVNGPRAVVIAGVEAAVAGVVEVLKARGRRASGLRVSHAFHSPLMEPMLEAFREVAEGIAYGSASIPVVSNVSGRLAVEGELASAEYWVRHVREAVRFADGVAALAGEGVTRFLEIGPDGTLTALAQNSLPDDTGEALFASMLRKDGSEHLAVLRAMAKFHVDGADIDWTAVLGSGTGDEHVDLPTYPFQRQRYWLTPSQPSLGGPSGPTRASVVVDAEFWASVASEDVPTLAAGLDLAPDALDPVVPALAKWYHRRQEQAAIDALRYEVSWRSLTRDDETRPGARASGTGNWTVLVPSDAEGDSREMMKSLVSGLRREGLTPHTIEVDAADPRACAEVLRLPADGTDTSDAGRSPDGILSLLAFATSVGPAVGTLNALRALADARIPGVRLWALTQGAVAVGGTERVARVSHNAVWGLGRVAALEHPDVWGGSIDLPERVDHRTSTRLTHALTRLKGGEDQIAVRSHGVFGRRLEQSAPLPQPAVPWKPNGTVLITGATGALGAHVARWAVVRGARDLVLVSRSGETAPGAAELRAELERAGARVTLRGLDVSVRADLAALLAEHAVDAVFHTAGVLDDATLLSTDADRVDRVMRPKTSAAHLLDQLTRDRELSAFVLFSSLAGTLGSPGQGAYAAANAVLDALAERRRADGLSATSIAWGPWAGDGMAVASGDRRRGQGAVTALAPELALSALGAVLDAGITTQLVVDADWKRFVPAFTTTRPSALLSRLAVPVATSGTGSTARSAEADGSLRSRAAGLSRETGLRLVLEEVRKLAAVMLGYEGAEQVGAERAFRDLGVDSLIAVELRNVLASVSGVALPATAVFDHPTPQALAAFVYDELFGGDADAAATPHGTAAIAVDEPVAIVGMACRFPGDVETPEQFWEMLVDGREGIGDFPTDRGWAALEPVYDRYANGDGMAGGYPRRGGFLSGVGGFDAEFFGVSPREALAMDPQQRLLLEVSWEAVERAGLDPRSLRGSRTGVFVGTNGQDYPALLSVSEGDFGGYVGTGNAASVASGRVSYVLGLEGPAVTVDTACSSSLVALHLAGQALRSGECDLALAGGVTVMSTPGAFVEFGRQGGLAADGRCRAFGEGADGTGWGEGVGVLLVERLSDARRLGHRVLAVVRGSAVNQDGASNGLTAPNGPSQQRVIRAALGSAGLSAVDVDVVEAHGTGTRLGDPIEAQALLATYGQGRDGDRPLWLGSVKSNVGHTQAAAGVAGVIKMVLALRRGVLPATLHVGEPSSHVDWSAGEVRLLTEAQPWPEADGRVRRAGVSSFGLSGTNAHVILEQAPAEPVAVTPTVRSVEDGAVLPWLVSGRSEEALRAQAARLLAMLEEWDDQPPADLTRALATSRTCFEHRAVVLAATRQELAEELRVLHLGAPGLRTVVGEGHRGGRQAFLFAGQGAQRVGMGRGLYGAFPVFAEAFDDVCSRVGGGLREVVFGEDVELLGRTEWAQPALFAVEVALFRLVESFGVRPDFVMGHSVGEIAAAHVAGVFSLEDACALVVARGRLMQGLPSGGVMVAVEAAEGEVLALLESREGEVSVAAVNGPRAVVIAGVEAAVAEIAGQLKALGRRASGLRVSHAFHSPLMEPMLEAFREVAEGIAYGSASIPVVSNVSGRLAVEGELASAEYWVRHVREAVRFADGIGVLAGEGVTRFLEIGPDGTLTALAQNSLPDDTGEALFASMLRKDGSEHLAVLRAMAKFHVDGADIDWTAVLGSGTGDEHVDLPTYAFQRTDFWPTVTARAMASANPSVSDGDASFWSMVDEGTHDLAATLGVPEETLEAVLPALAELRREQVTRAEVDGWRYSVGWEPVALSASAPLDGRWLLLQGPDTFPLAGLDRFIPGLERLTCDARDRKSLTDLLESVIDGTAPTGVLSCLSLPDLGDDHVVSGQDADVVHTMTVVQALGDAGVAAPLWVVTRAGFGPGRAPDDPAQAAIWGFGRVAALEHPDRWGGLVDVTATPNDGELASLASVLAHRSEDQVAVSGGQVFGRRLRPAPLNGTGPVPSPNHDRSAPRRLLVTGGTGALGVRVAEWFVARGTEELVLTSRSGPDAPGLADTVLRLRAAGAERVDVVACDVAERAQVAALLEAHRVDGIAHVAGVLDVEAIDAMTPARVRRVVGAKAWGAVYLDELTRGWDLSAFVVFSSIAGVWGSGGQGAYAAANAWADAVVESRRGRGLVGVSVGWGPWAGGGMVSGEGAVELGRRGLRVMDPGRALVGLGSVLEGGGGSVVVADVEWDRFVPAFTSRRPSPLLTTLPRVAEILTGPGAPSEPSPAGAALTALAQRVASLPPQGRADALLEHVRRAAGRALGHDDTTVMAADRAFRDMGFDSLTAVELRNALIKDTGLALPATLVFDHPTPAALAQHLDAELSGESGTMATMLADLDAGIARIMKAEPDQDARSLLGARLRALLSEIELLGAGPDVHGPSLGDRLDGASDEELFDLISRELEQ; this is encoded by the coding sequence ATGCCCACCTCCGAAGAGCGCGTCGTCGCCGCGCTGCGCGCCTCCCTGACCGAGAACGAGCGACTGCGTCAGCGCAACGACGAACTCAGCCGGGCAGCGAGCGAACCCATCGCCATCGTCGGCATGGCCTGCCGCTACCCCGGTGACGTCACCACCCCGGAACAGCTGTGGGAGCTGGTCGCGGCCGGCGTCGACGCCGTCACGCCGTTCCCCGCGGACCGTGGCTGGGAGCAGACCGGTGGCACCTCCTCGGCGACCCTGGGACAGGGCGGATTCGTCGCCACGGCCACGGACTTCGATGCGGGATTCTTCGGGGTGTCACCCCGCGAGGCGCTTGCGATGGACCCCCAACAGCGTCTCGTTCTGGAGGCGTCCTGGGAGGCGCTGGAGCGCGCGGGCCTCAAGCCCGCCTCCGTGCGCGGCAGTCGTACCGGCGTCTTCGTCGGATGCAGCAACCAGAACTACGGGGCCGTCTCGGGAGACGACCTGCCGGAGGGCGTCGAGGGTCACTTGCTCACCGGCAACGCCGCGAGCGTCGTCTCGGGTCGGGTGTCCTATGTGCTGGGTCTGGAGGGTCCGGCGGTGACGGTGGACACGGCGTGCTCCTCGTCGTTGGTGGCCCTGCATCTGGCCGCGCAGTCGCTGCGGTCGGGGGAGTGCGACCTGGCCCTGGCGGGCGGCGTCACCGTGATGTCCACCCCCGATGTCTTCATCGAGTTCGGTCGTCAGGGTGGGTTGGCGGCGGACGGTCGGTGCAGGGCGTTCGGTGAGGGTGCGGATGGTACGGGGTGGGGTGAGGGGGTGGGTGTCCTGTTGGTGGAGCGGTTGTCGGATGCGCGTCGGTTGGGGCATCGGGTGTTGGCGGTGGTGCGGGGTTCGGCGGTGAATCAGGATGGTGCGTCGAACGGGTTGACGGCTCCGAACGGTCCGTCGCAGCAGCGGGTGATTCGGGCGGCGTTGGGGTCGGCGGGGCTGTCGGCGGCGGATGTGGATGTGGTGGAGGCGCATGGTACGGGGACGCGGCTGGGTGATCCGATCGAGGCGCAGGCGTTGCTGGCGACGTATGGTCAGGGCCGTGTCGAGGGGCGGCCGTTGTGGTTGGGGTCGGTGAAGTCGAATGTGGGTCATACGCAGGCGGCCGCGGGTGTGGCCGGTGTGATCAAGATGGTGCTGGCGTTGCGTCATGGGGTGTTGCCGGCGACGTTGCATGTGGGGGAGCCGTCGTCGCATGTGGACTGGTCGGCGGGGGAGGTGCGGCTGCTGACGGAGCGACAGCCGTGGCCCCGCACCGGCCGACCCAGGGTGGCCGGCGTCTCGGCCTTCGGCGTCAGCGGCACCAACGCCCATGTCATCCTCGAACAGGCCCCGATGGTGGACCCGCAGGCCGACTCCGCCGTCGCCACCTCGCACCCCGCTCCGGCCGTCTGGCCGCTCTCAGGGCGGACCGAGGAGGCCCTGCGTTCCCAAGCGCGCTCTCTCGCGACGTTCGCCGGCCGGCGATCCGACATCGCACCCGGTCGTGCCGGCCTGTGCCTGGCGACGATGCGGACGCACTTCGAGCACCGGGCCGTAGTCGTCACCGAGGACGGCACCGGCCTCGTCGAGGCTCTTAATGCCTTGGCACGCGGCACTGCTTCGTCGGACACGATCGTCGGTCAGGACCACGGTGACGCGCGGCAGGCGTTCTTGTTCGCTGGTCAGGGTGCGCAGCGGGTGGGGATGGGGCGTGGGTTGTATGGGGCGTTTCCGGTGTTCGCGGAGGCGTTCGACGATGTGTGTTCGCGGGTGGGGGGTGGGTTGCGGGAGGTGGTGTTCGGCGAGGATGTGGAGTTGTTGGGGCGTACGGAGTGGGCGCAGCCTGCGTTGTTCGCGGTCGAGGTGGCTCTTTTCCGTCTGGTGGAGTCGTTCGGGGTGCGTCCGGACTTTGTGATGGGGCATTCGGTCGGTGAGATCGCGGCCGCGCATGTGGCGGGTGTGTTCTCGCTGGAGGATGCGTGTGCGCTGGTGGTGGCGCGGGGGCGGTTGATGCAGGGGTTGCCGTCGGGTGGGGTGATGGTGGCGGTGGAGGCGGCCGAGGGCGAGGTGCTGGCGCTGTTGGAGGGCCGTGAGGGTGAGGTGTCGGTCGCTGCGGTGAACGGCCCGCGTGCGGTGGTGATCGCGGGTGTCGAGGCGGCGGTCGCCGGGGTCGTTGAGGTGTTGAAGGCGCGAGGTCGGCGGGCGTCTGGTCTGCGGGTGTCGCATGCGTTCCATTCGCCGTTGATGGAGCCGATGCTGGAGGCTTTCCGTGAGGTGGCGGAGGGCATCGCCTACGGTTCCGCGTCGATTCCGGTTGTGTCGAATGTGTCGGGGCGGCTCGCGGTGGAGGGCGAGTTGGCGTCGGCGGAGTATTGGGTGCGGCATGTGCGGGAGGCGGTGCGTTTCGCCGACGGGGTCGCCGCGCTGGCCGGCGAGGGCGTGACGCGGTTCCTGGAGATCGGCCCCGATGGCACCCTCACCGCACTCGCGCAGAACAGCCTCCCCGACGACACGGGCGAGGCACTCTTCGCATCGATGCTCCGCAAGGACGGTTCCGAGCACCTGGCGGTCCTGCGGGCGATGGCGAAGTTCCACGTCGACGGCGCGGACATCGACTGGACGGCCGTATTGGGGAGCGGTACCGGCGACGAACACGTCGACCTGCCGACGTATCCGTTCCAGCGGCAGCGTTATTGGCTCACCCCGAGCCAACCCTCACTCGGCGGCCCGTCGGGTCCGACGCGAGCTTCCGTCGTGGTCGACGCGGAGTTCTGGGCTTCCGTGGCGAGCGAGGACGTGCCGACTCTCGCGGCAGGCCTCGACCTCGCGCCCGACGCGCTCGATCCGGTCGTTCCTGCCCTCGCGAAGTGGTACCACCGACGACAGGAGCAGGCCGCGATCGACGCTCTGCGGTACGAGGTGTCCTGGCGGTCGCTGACCCGCGACGACGAGACCCGGCCGGGCGCCCGCGCGTCCGGCACCGGGAACTGGACGGTCCTGGTCCCGTCCGATGCCGAGGGCGACTCGCGGGAGATGATGAAAAGCCTCGTCTCCGGACTCCGGAGGGAGGGACTCACCCCGCACACCATCGAAGTGGACGCGGCCGACCCCCGAGCCTGCGCCGAGGTTCTCCGCCTTCCCGCAGACGGGACCGACACGTCAGACGCCGGCCGAAGCCCGGACGGCATCCTCTCGCTCCTCGCCTTCGCCACGTCCGTCGGACCGGCCGTGGGGACACTGAACGCGCTGCGCGCGCTGGCCGACGCACGCATTCCGGGCGTACGACTCTGGGCTCTCACCCAAGGCGCCGTCGCAGTCGGCGGGACCGAACGCGTTGCTCGTGTCTCGCACAACGCCGTATGGGGGCTGGGACGCGTCGCGGCACTCGAGCACCCGGATGTCTGGGGCGGATCGATAGATCTGCCCGAGCGCGTCGACCACCGGACGTCCACCCGTCTCACGCATGCGCTGACGCGTTTGAAGGGCGGCGAGGACCAGATCGCCGTCCGCTCGCACGGTGTCTTCGGCCGTCGGCTCGAGCAGTCCGCGCCGTTGCCGCAGCCCGCCGTCCCCTGGAAGCCGAACGGAACGGTGCTGATCACGGGGGCCACCGGAGCTCTGGGAGCACACGTGGCCCGCTGGGCCGTGGTGCGCGGCGCCCGTGATCTCGTCCTGGTGAGCCGCAGCGGCGAAACCGCGCCCGGTGCCGCCGAGCTGCGCGCCGAGCTGGAGCGGGCGGGTGCGCGGGTCACCCTGCGCGGCCTGGACGTCTCCGTGCGCGCGGACCTCGCCGCCCTCCTTGCCGAGCACGCCGTCGATGCCGTCTTCCACACGGCCGGGGTGCTGGACGACGCCACGCTGCTGTCGACCGACGCCGACCGCGTCGATCGGGTCATGCGTCCCAAGACGTCGGCCGCCCACCTGCTCGACCAGCTGACCCGCGACCGGGAGCTCTCCGCGTTCGTCCTCTTCTCCTCGCTGGCAGGAACACTGGGGAGCCCGGGCCAGGGCGCCTACGCCGCCGCCAACGCGGTCCTTGACGCTCTCGCCGAGCGTCGGCGTGCCGACGGGCTGTCCGCCACGTCCATCGCCTGGGGGCCTTGGGCGGGAGACGGGATGGCCGTCGCGTCCGGCGACCGGCGTCGGGGCCAGGGCGCGGTGACCGCGCTTGCACCTGAGCTCGCGCTGTCCGCCCTCGGGGCGGTTCTGGACGCGGGCATCACCACGCAACTGGTCGTGGACGCAGACTGGAAGCGGTTCGTCCCCGCGTTCACCACCACCCGCCCCAGCGCCCTCCTCTCCCGCCTCGCGGTTCCCGTCGCCACCTCCGGAACGGGCAGCACTGCGAGATCAGCCGAGGCCGACGGGAGCCTGCGGTCGCGGGCGGCCGGGCTGTCGCGTGAGACCGGGCTGCGCCTCGTACTCGAGGAGGTGCGGAAGCTGGCGGCCGTCATGCTCGGATACGAGGGTGCCGAGCAGGTCGGCGCGGAGCGGGCCTTCCGCGATCTGGGCGTGGACTCGCTCATCGCGGTGGAGCTGCGCAATGTTCTGGCTTCCGTGTCGGGAGTGGCTCTCCCGGCGACGGCGGTCTTCGACCATCCGACTCCGCAGGCGCTGGCCGCGTTCGTCTACGACGAGCTGTTCGGGGGCGACGCCGACGCTGCCGCCACACCGCACGGGACGGCTGCGATCGCGGTGGACGAGCCGGTGGCGATCGTGGGCATGGCCTGCCGTTTCCCCGGTGACGTAGAGACCCCGGAGCAGTTCTGGGAGATGCTCGTCGACGGCCGCGAGGGCATCGGTGACTTCCCCACCGACCGCGGTTGGGCCGCGCTGGAACCCGTCTACGACCGGTACGCCAACGGGGACGGCATGGCCGGCGGGTACCCCCGTCGCGGCGGTTTCCTGTCGGGTGTGGGTGGTTTCGATGCGGAGTTCTTCGGGGTGTCGCCGCGTGAGGCGTTGGCGATGGATCCGCAGCAGCGGTTGTTGCTGGAGGTTTCGTGGGAGGCGGTGGAGCGGGCGGGGTTGGATCCCCGGTCGTTGCGGGGGAGTCGTACGGGTGTGTTCGTGGGGACGAACGGTCAGGACTATCCGGCGTTGTTGAGTGTGTCGGAGGGTGACTTCGGCGGTTATGTGGGCACGGGGAACGCGGCGAGTGTGGCGTCGGGGCGGGTGTCGTATGTGCTGGGTCTGGAGGGTCCGGCGGTGACGGTGGACACGGCGTGTTCGTCGTCGTTGGTGGCGTTGCATCTGGCGGGGCAGGCGTTGCGGTCGGGGGAGTGCGACCTGGCGCTGGCGGGCGGTGTGACGGTGATGTCGACGCCGGGTGCTTTCGTGGAGTTCGGTCGTCAGGGTGGGTTGGCGGCGGATGGTCGGTGCAGGGCGTTCGGTGAGGGTGCGGATGGTACGGGGTGGGGTGAGGGGGTGGGTGTCCTGTTGGTGGAGCGGTTGTCGGATGCGCGTCGGTTGGGGCATCGGGTGTTGGCGGTGGTGCGGGGTTCGGCGGTGAATCAGGATGGTGCGTCGAACGGGTTGACGGCTCCGAACGGTCCGTCGCAGCAGCGGGTGATTCGGGCGGCGTTGGGGTCGGCGGGGTTGTCGGCGGTGGATGTGGATGTGGTGGAGGCGCATGGTACGGGGACGCGGTTGGGTGATCCGATCGAGGCGCAGGCGTTGCTGGCGACGTATGGCCAGGGGCGGGACGGGGATCGGCCGTTGTGGTTGGGGTCGGTGAAGTCGAATGTGGGTCATACGCAGGCGGCTGCGGGTGTGGCCGGTGTGATCAAGATGGTGCTGGCGTTGCGTCGTGGGGTGTTGCCGGCGACGTTGCATGTGGGGGAGCCGTCGTCGCATGTGGACTGGTCGGCGGGGGAGGTGCGGCTGTTGACGGAGGCGCAGCCGTGGCCCGAGGCCGATGGGCGGGTACGACGTGCGGGAGTGTCGTCGTTCGGTCTGTCGGGGACCAACGCGCACGTCATCCTCGAACAAGCTCCGGCCGAGCCGGTAGCGGTAACGCCGACAGTCCGTTCGGTGGAGGACGGAGCGGTACTGCCCTGGCTCGTCAGCGGTCGCAGCGAAGAGGCTCTGCGCGCCCAGGCCGCACGGTTGCTCGCGATGCTGGAAGAGTGGGACGACCAGCCGCCCGCCGACCTGACCCGCGCGCTGGCCACGAGCCGTACCTGCTTCGAGCACCGAGCCGTCGTGCTCGCAGCCACCCGTCAGGAGCTGGCCGAAGAACTGCGTGTCCTCCACCTGGGTGCGCCCGGACTGCGCACGGTCGTAGGCGAAGGACACCGGGGTGGTCGGCAGGCGTTCTTGTTCGCTGGTCAGGGTGCGCAGCGGGTGGGGATGGGGCGTGGGTTGTATGGGGCGTTTCCGGTGTTCGCGGAGGCGTTCGACGATGTGTGTTCGCGGGTGGGGGGTGGGTTGCGGGAGGTGGTGTTCGGCGAGGATGTGGAGTTGTTGGGGCGTACGGAGTGGGCGCAGCCTGCGTTGTTCGCGGTCGAGGTGGCTCTTTTCCGTCTGGTGGAGTCGTTCGGGGTGCGTCCGGACTTTGTGATGGGGCATTCGGTCGGTGAGATCGCGGCCGCGCATGTGGCGGGTGTGTTCTCGCTGGAGGATGCGTGTGCGCTGGTGGTGGCGCGGGGGCGGTTGATGCAGGGGTTGCCGTCGGGCGGTGTGATGGTGGCGGTGGAGGCGGCCGAGGGCGAGGTGCTGGCGCTGTTGGAGAGCCGTGAGGGTGAGGTGTCGGTCGCTGCGGTGAACGGCCCGCGTGCGGTGGTGATCGCGGGTGTCGAGGCGGCGGTCGCCGAGATCGCCGGTCAGCTCAAGGCGTTGGGCCGGCGGGCGTCTGGTCTGCGGGTGTCGCATGCGTTCCATTCGCCGTTGATGGAGCCGATGCTGGAGGCTTTCCGTGAGGTCGCGGAAGGCATCGCCTACGGTTCCGCGTCGATTCCGGTTGTGTCGAACGTGTCGGGGCGGCTCGCGGTGGAGGGCGAGTTGGCGTCGGCGGAGTATTGGGTGCGGCATGTGCGGGAGGCGGTGCGTTTCGCCGACGGGATCGGTGTGCTGGCCGGCGAGGGCGTGACGCGGTTCCTGGAGATCGGCCCCGATGGCACCCTCACCGCACTCGCGCAGAACAGCCTCCCCGACGACACGGGCGAGGCACTCTTCGCATCGATGCTCCGCAAGGACGGTTCCGAGCACCTGGCGGTCCTGCGGGCGATGGCGAAGTTCCACGTCGACGGCGCGGACATCGACTGGACGGCCGTATTGGGGAGCGGTACCGGCGACGAACACGTCGACCTGCCCACCTACGCCTTCCAGCGGACCGACTTCTGGCCCACGGTCACCGCACGCGCGATGGCATCGGCGAATCCCTCGGTTTCCGACGGCGACGCGTCCTTCTGGTCGATGGTGGATGAGGGGACACACGACCTGGCGGCGACCCTCGGGGTGCCCGAGGAGACGCTGGAGGCCGTGCTGCCCGCGCTGGCGGAGCTGCGTCGCGAGCAGGTGACGCGCGCCGAAGTCGACGGCTGGCGGTACAGCGTCGGATGGGAACCGGTGGCACTGTCGGCTTCGGCGCCTCTGGACGGGCGTTGGCTGCTGCTGCAGGGACCTGACACCTTCCCCCTCGCGGGGCTCGATCGGTTCATCCCCGGTCTGGAGCGGCTCACCTGCGACGCGCGGGACAGGAAATCGCTCACCGATCTCCTGGAGTCGGTCATCGACGGGACCGCGCCGACCGGTGTGCTCTCCTGCCTCTCCCTTCCGGATCTCGGCGACGACCATGTCGTCTCCGGTCAGGACGCTGACGTGGTGCACACCATGACTGTCGTTCAGGCCCTCGGTGACGCAGGCGTCGCAGCGCCGCTGTGGGTCGTCACCCGGGCAGGGTTCGGCCCCGGCCGTGCCCCCGACGATCCGGCGCAGGCCGCGATATGGGGATTCGGCCGTGTGGCCGCTCTGGAGCACCCGGACCGTTGGGGCGGACTCGTCGATGTGACGGCGACGCCGAACGACGGGGAACTCGCCTCTCTCGCCTCGGTGCTGGCGCATCGCAGCGAAGATCAAGTGGCGGTGAGCGGGGGGCAGGTCTTCGGCCGTCGGCTTCGTCCGGCACCGCTGAACGGAACGGGCCCGGTCCCTTCGCCGAACCACGACCGTTCGGCTCCACGGCGTCTGCTCGTCACCGGGGGGACCGGTGCGCTCGGAGTGCGCGTCGCCGAGTGGTTCGTCGCACGCGGGACGGAGGAACTCGTACTGACCAGCCGGAGCGGTCCGGACGCTCCCGGCCTGGCAGACACCGTCCTTCGACTTCGGGCGGCCGGCGCGGAACGCGTCGACGTCGTCGCTTGCGACGTCGCCGAACGCGCCCAGGTGGCGGCCCTTCTCGAAGCCCATCGCGTCGACGGCATCGCTCATGTGGCTGGTGTCCTGGACGTAGAGGCGATCGACGCGATGACGCCCGCTCGTGTTCGGCGGGTGGTGGGGGCGAAGGCGTGGGGTGCGGTGTATTTGGATGAGTTGACGCGTGGTTGGGATCTGTCTGCGTTCGTGGTGTTCTCGTCGATTGCGGGTGTGTGGGGGAGTGGGGGGCAGGGGGCGTATGCGGCGGCGAACGCGTGGGCTGATGCGGTGGTGGAGTCGCGTCGTGGTCGTGGTCTGGTGGGTGTGTCGGTGGGGTGGGGTCCGTGGGCGGGTGGGGGGATGGTGTCGGGTGAGGGTGCGGTGGAGTTGGGTCGTCGTGGGTTGCGGGTGATGGATCCGGGGCGTGCTCTGGTGGGGTTGGGGTCGGTGTTGGAGGGTGGTGGGGGTTCGGTGGTGGTGGCTGATGTGGAGTGGGACCGTTTCGTTCCGGCGTTCACCAGCCGCCGTCCCAGCCCCCTGCTCACCACCCTCCCCCGGGTGGCCGAGATCCTGACGGGGCCCGGGGCGCCGTCCGAGCCCTCCCCTGCCGGCGCCGCGCTGACGGCCTTGGCCCAGCGCGTCGCCTCCCTGCCGCCCCAAGGGCGCGCCGATGCCCTCCTTGAGCACGTAAGGCGGGCCGCGGGCAGGGCCCTCGGCCACGACGACACGACAGTGATGGCCGCGGACAGGGCTTTCCGTGACATGGGGTTCGACTCGCTGACCGCCGTGGAACTGCGTAACGCCCTGATCAAGGACACCGGCTTGGCGCTGCCCGCGACCCTGGTGTTCGACCATCCCACCCCGGCTGCTCTCGCACAGCACCTGGACGCCGAACTGTCCGGGGAGAGCGGGACGATGGCCACCATGCTGGCGGACCTGGACGCGGGTATCGCCCGCATCATGAAGGCGGAGCCCGATCAGGACGCCCGCTCGTTGCTCGGCGCCCGGCTCAGGGCGCTGTTGAGCGAGATCGAACTCCTCGGAGCCGGCCCTGACGTTCACGGGCCGTCACTCGGCGACCGGCTGGACGGGGCCAGCGACGAGGAACTGTTCGACCTCATCAGCCGCGAGCTGGAGCAGTAG